One Vibrio neonatus genomic window carries:
- a CDS encoding MMPL family transporter has product MLNKLNSASNNSHRKSRNIAYAWLILVLLFMAMLAKQWLWSAHSPIETNILKLLPVNQQNPVVEQAFESLSGNLSNKVVFAISLNNKEKDQDTIFTAASQLQQSLTHTGLFSDVVGKVSADQQKLWASYYFKHRFQQLTPQQRERLQRAPQDQVQLVVQSVYNPFSGVTGTELSNDPFLLFRDYLSQLTQNSSAFTIDNGFLSAMHDGKKYLLVTATLKDSPYSLKAQKGVPEILAIEQSLSEKFDAQTVHTGVLFYAEFGTQSAKSEISTIGLFSLLGVIVLVIGVFRSATPLLLAILSISVGLLSALALTTLIFGRIHLFSLVFGASLIGVSIDYAFHYLTERLASGQQWDSRLGLKHIFVAITMGLATSLIGYLGMLIAPFPGLQQLALFSSIGLIAAYITVVAWYPMLAAKPSANRTLPGIWLWQQWLTLWSKKSVKYGLPMVCLLASLAPLMHLQYNDDIRQLQAMPEQLKQQEQFISELSGRQSSQQMLVVTASSDEALLQRLESLELTLNDWQHSGTIKGYQALSQYVSSALRQKQSYQLIENLYHTQASTLTKALSLTDTLSIPEQFTPIYLADYLTQVVSEPTRFLYVGKIDDKVASVVMLNELNNPAQVKAFVASQPDINYLNKAEEISSLFAKYRIKVVELLLAALSVIALVLIKRYGFRHTVKILLPSIIACLAGLAAALATGASLNLFNLLALILIIGIGIDYTLFFAEKSRSPSTLLAITLSALTTLLSFGLLSLSQTHAIHSFGITVLCGIFVAWLLSPLAITQKDK; this is encoded by the coding sequence ATGCTGAACAAGCTCAATTCAGCTTCAAATAATTCACACCGCAAGAGTCGCAACATTGCCTATGCATGGCTGATATTGGTGTTGCTGTTTATGGCTATGCTGGCAAAACAGTGGCTATGGTCTGCGCACTCTCCTATTGAGACTAACATTCTAAAACTGTTGCCAGTCAATCAACAAAATCCAGTGGTAGAGCAAGCTTTTGAATCCCTATCAGGAAACTTAAGCAACAAAGTGGTTTTCGCCATTTCACTAAATAATAAAGAAAAAGACCAAGACACAATTTTTACGGCGGCAAGCCAATTACAGCAATCCCTCACACATACTGGGTTGTTTAGTGACGTGGTTGGCAAAGTCAGCGCTGATCAGCAAAAATTATGGGCTTCGTATTATTTTAAGCACCGCTTTCAGCAATTAACGCCACAACAAAGAGAGCGACTGCAACGCGCCCCCCAAGATCAGGTGCAGTTAGTCGTGCAGTCGGTTTACAACCCTTTTTCTGGTGTCACAGGCACAGAGCTTAGTAACGACCCGTTTTTACTGTTTCGCGACTATCTATCGCAGTTAACCCAAAACAGCTCGGCATTTACTATCGACAATGGCTTTCTCTCTGCTATGCATGATGGCAAGAAATACCTGTTAGTCACTGCCACCTTAAAAGACTCGCCATACAGTTTAAAAGCGCAAAAAGGGGTACCTGAAATACTGGCGATTGAACAGTCACTTTCAGAGAAATTTGACGCACAAACAGTGCACACAGGTGTGCTTTTTTATGCGGAATTTGGCACGCAAAGCGCCAAATCAGAAATAAGCACTATAGGCTTATTTTCATTGCTCGGTGTGATTGTGTTAGTCATTGGCGTGTTTCGCAGCGCCACGCCACTACTGCTGGCTATTTTATCCATCAGTGTCGGTTTGCTATCCGCACTGGCTCTGACCACCTTGATCTTTGGTCGTATCCACCTGTTTAGTTTGGTCTTTGGCGCTAGCCTGATTGGGGTATCCATTGACTATGCTTTTCATTACCTCACCGAGCGCCTTGCTAGCGGGCAGCAATGGGACAGCCGATTAGGTTTAAAACACATATTTGTCGCCATTACTATGGGGCTTGCCACCAGCTTAATTGGCTATTTAGGCATGTTAATTGCGCCGTTTCCTGGCTTGCAACAACTGGCGCTATTCTCCTCGATTGGTCTAATCGCGGCCTATATTACGGTGGTAGCTTGGTATCCAATGTTAGCGGCTAAACCCAGCGCTAACCGCACTTTGCCCGGCATATGGCTGTGGCAACAATGGTTGACCTTATGGTCAAAGAAAAGCGTTAAATATGGACTGCCGATGGTTTGTTTGCTTGCCTCGCTAGCTCCACTAATGCACCTACAATACAATGATGACATCCGCCAACTACAAGCAATGCCAGAGCAGCTAAAACAACAAGAGCAATTCATCTCTGAGCTCAGTGGCAGGCAGTCATCACAACAGATGCTAGTGGTGACCGCCTCTAGTGATGAAGCATTGCTACAACGTTTAGAATCTCTTGAGCTGACCTTAAATGATTGGCAACACAGCGGAACCATTAAGGGCTATCAAGCTCTATCGCAGTACGTAAGCTCTGCTTTGCGTCAAAAACAGAGCTATCAGTTAATTGAAAACTTGTATCACACCCAAGCCAGTACCTTAACAAAAGCGCTGTCCCTGACCGATACACTCAGCATTCCAGAGCAATTTACGCCGATTTATCTGGCTGACTATTTAACGCAGGTGGTCTCCGAGCCAACACGTTTTTTGTATGTGGGAAAAATAGACGATAAAGTGGCTAGTGTGGTCATGTTAAATGAGCTGAATAATCCTGCACAAGTTAAAGCCTTTGTTGCGTCTCAGCCCGATATTAACTACTTAAATAAGGCCGAAGAGATCTCTTCGTTGTTCGCTAAATATCGCATAAAAGTGGTTGAGTTATTACTTGCTGCCCTTAGCGTTATCGCCCTAGTGCTCATCAAGCGTTACGGGTTTAGGCACACAGTGAAGATTTTACTGCCTTCGATTATTGCGTGTTTGGCAGGGCTTGCCGCTGCTTTAGCAACAGGTGCATCACTGAACTTGTTTAACCTGCTGGCACTGATTCTGATCATTGGCATCGGCATTGACTACACTTTATTTTTTGCTGAAAAATCTCGTAGTCCAAGTACATTACTTGCGATTACCTTATCAGCATTGACCACTTTGCTTTCGTTTGGCTTGCTGTCTCTGAGTCAAACCCATGCCATTCACAGCTTTGGTATTACGGTATTGTGTGGCATTTTTGTCGCTTGGTTATTATCACCATTAGCCATTACTCAAAAGGATAAATAA
- a CDS encoding outer membrane lipoprotein carrier protein LolA has translation MKNHNLAKWLTKWSVKWLTMALMMMSPLSYAQVTDLASLQTQLAQHDIVRGDFTQLRSIEMFAQPLRSQGTFTLSKSNGLLWQQNTPFPVNLVLTKDKLRQTFANQQPQVITAKENPMAFYFSHVFLAVFHGDTQALKEQFNIDFGVESGTWTITLTPTQAPLNSVFSSIVLVGTQDIDSLTLQEIRGDKTEIVFSNQTHQPENLNDAEQAQFSFK, from the coding sequence ATGAAAAACCATAATCTAGCTAAGTGGCTAACTAAATGGTCAGTTAAGTGGCTAACAATGGCCCTAATGATGATGTCACCATTGTCATACGCTCAAGTGACCGATCTGGCTTCTTTGCAAACGCAATTGGCTCAGCACGACATTGTGCGTGGCGACTTTACTCAGTTGCGTAGTATTGAAATGTTTGCCCAGCCTCTACGCTCACAAGGCACATTTACTCTAAGCAAAAGCAATGGTTTATTATGGCAACAAAACACGCCATTTCCGGTCAATCTGGTATTAACCAAAGATAAACTGCGCCAAACATTTGCCAATCAACAGCCGCAAGTGATCACTGCCAAAGAAAACCCAATGGCGTTCTATTTTAGCCATGTGTTCTTAGCGGTATTTCATGGTGATACACAAGCATTAAAAGAGCAATTTAACATCGACTTTGGCGTTGAATCCGGCACATGGACAATTACCTTAACCCCAACACAAGCGCCACTGAACTCAGTGTTTAGCTCAATTGTGTTAGTGGGCACGCAGGACATTGATAGCCTAACGCTACAAGAAATCCGTGGCGATAAAACCGAAATCGTATTCTCCAATCAAACTCATCAACCAGAGAATCTAAATGATGCTGAACAAGCTCAATTCAGCTTCAAATAA
- a CDS encoding acyl-CoA thioesterase has protein sequence MANDSRFSLESEVALVTSFQDADPMGVIYHGNYFRFFEEARRILMDKIGYGYLAMQESGYMWPIIDTRVRYVKAIPFCHEIKVTAKLTEWENRLRVDYVIYDAATQQRMCKAHTMQVAVSIDSQEMCFVSPKVFTDKVEYWHSHGSNSPS, from the coding sequence ATGGCAAACGACAGTCGATTTTCACTCGAATCTGAGGTGGCTTTAGTCACCTCATTTCAAGATGCCGACCCTATGGGAGTCATTTACCACGGTAACTACTTCCGTTTTTTTGAAGAAGCCCGTCGAATCTTAATGGATAAGATTGGCTATGGTTATTTAGCCATGCAAGAATCTGGGTACATGTGGCCAATCATTGATACTCGAGTACGCTACGTTAAAGCGATTCCCTTTTGTCATGAAATAAAAGTGACCGCTAAACTAACGGAGTGGGAAAATCGATTGCGCGTTGACTACGTGATCTATGATGCAGCAACCCAGCAACGCATGTGTAAAGCGCATACGATGCAGGTTGCTGTCTCCATAGATAGCCAAGAAATGTGTTTTGTATCGCCCAAAGTATTTACCGATAAGGTGGAATACTGGCATAGTCATGGCAGCAATAGCCCGTCATGA
- a CDS encoding HAL/PAL/TAL family ammonia-lyase — MTEKNTNTITFGAQALSIEDVVAIAQGADAKLNNAPEFTSKIDRGVAFLERLLKEDGVVYGVTTGYGDSCTVAIPPNLIDELPLHLTRFHGCGLGDILTHEQARAVLATRLCSLAQGVSGVSHELLNQIITLINKDITPRIPEEGSVGASGDLTPLSYLAAALIGERDVIYKGETRPTEEVFAELGIDPIRLKPKEGLALMNGTAVMTAIACLAYKRAEYLAQLCSKITALVSVGMNGNQFHFDEALFAVKPHPGQQQIAAWIRDDLKAERPPRNSDRLQDRYSLRCAPHVIGAVQDSLPWIRSLIENELNSANDNPIIDGDNERVLHGGHFYGGHIAMAMDTLKTGIANLADLLDRQMAQLMDYKFNNGLPFNLTGSEGERKPINHGFKAVQIGISAWTAEALKHTMPASVFSRSTECHNQDKVSMGTISARDCVRVLELTEQVASASLLASVQALEIRRRHNELDDEHLSSNLKSIRDAVLSEFEFVEEDRPLEHDLRHFMARIQQRHWPLYSEK, encoded by the coding sequence ATGACAGAGAAAAACACTAACACCATTACCTTCGGCGCTCAGGCGCTTTCTATCGAAGACGTTGTTGCCATTGCACAAGGTGCAGATGCCAAGCTAAATAATGCGCCAGAGTTCACTAGCAAAATTGACCGTGGTGTGGCGTTTTTAGAACGTCTTTTAAAAGAAGATGGCGTGGTTTACGGTGTGACTACCGGCTATGGTGACTCATGTACTGTGGCAATTCCACCTAACTTGATTGATGAACTGCCACTGCACCTTACTCGTTTCCACGGCTGTGGTCTGGGTGACATTTTAACTCATGAACAAGCAAGAGCGGTTCTGGCAACTCGCCTTTGTTCTCTAGCGCAAGGTGTATCAGGTGTTTCGCATGAGCTACTAAATCAAATTATCACTCTGATCAACAAAGACATTACTCCGCGCATTCCTGAAGAGGGTTCAGTGGGTGCAAGTGGCGACTTAACGCCTCTTTCTTATCTTGCCGCGGCGCTGATTGGCGAACGTGATGTGATCTACAAAGGCGAAACTCGCCCAACCGAAGAAGTATTTGCAGAGCTTGGCATAGACCCTATTCGTCTTAAGCCAAAAGAAGGTCTGGCACTGATGAACGGCACTGCGGTAATGACGGCTATCGCTTGTTTAGCCTACAAACGCGCAGAATACCTAGCTCAGCTATGTTCTAAGATCACAGCCTTAGTTTCTGTGGGCATGAACGGTAACCAGTTCCACTTCGATGAAGCATTATTTGCGGTAAAACCTCATCCGGGTCAGCAACAAATTGCGGCATGGATTCGTGACGATCTAAAAGCAGAACGTCCACCACGCAACAGCGATCGTCTACAAGACCGTTACTCACTACGTTGTGCACCACACGTTATCGGCGCGGTTCAAGATTCTCTACCTTGGATTCGTTCTTTAATTGAAAACGAACTAAACAGTGCCAACGACAACCCTATCATCGATGGTGATAACGAGCGCGTACTGCACGGTGGTCACTTCTACGGTGGTCATATTGCTATGGCAATGGATACGCTAAAAACCGGTATTGCTAACCTAGCGGATCTACTTGACCGTCAAATGGCTCAGTTAATGGATTACAAATTTAACAACGGCCTGCCATTTAACCTAACCGGCTCTGAAGGCGAAAGAAAACCGATTAACCACGGCTTTAAAGCAGTACAAATTGGCATTTCGGCTTGGACGGCTGAAGCGTTGAAACACACCATGCCAGCGAGCGTATTCTCTCGTTCTACTGAGTGTCACAACCAAGATAAAGTGAGCATGGGGACTATTTCAGCGCGCGATTGCGTACGCGTACTTGAGCTTACCGAACAAGTAGCTTCGGCTTCATTGCTCGCCAGTGTACAAGCGCTCGAAATTCGCCGTCGTCATAATGAATTGGATGATGAGCACCTAAGCTCAAACCTAAAATCAATTCGTGATGCGGTATTAAGTGAGTTTGAATTTGTCGAAGAGGATCGCCCTCTTGAGCATGACTTACGCCACTTTATGGCTCGTATTCAACAGCGCCACTGGCCTCTATACTCGGAGAAATAA
- a CDS encoding glycosyltransferase family 2 protein, which translates to MQTYQPCFLIPCYNHGSTIDAVVASLEAFALPCIVVDDGSDSATKQALQELANSREVILDTLAENSGKGGAVMAGIRKAHQLGYSHIIQIDADGQHDVDALPKLIASSKAHPTRLISGQPIYDASVPKSRLYGRYATHIWVWIETLSLAIKDSMCGFRAYPVAKTVAVLDKYCIGQRMDFDIEILVRMYWEGVDIDFVETRVIYPESGISHFDALWDNVKISWMHTRLFFGMLPRIPKLLARHWQKPSNTDKTHWSKRQEQGTVLGIKLMLAIYSLLGRKVFNLILKVVIRYYHLTGKDAKLASEQFLQQLQNYATTQGIVLPKPIDSYHHLLSFGHTMLDKLAAWKGDFNSDNLTIHGKKHFPKIAQSQRGVILIGSHLGNIELCRALARKYSHVKINALVFTEHAERFNTVMKAVNANSDLNLIQVSRIGPDTAILLQQKIEAGEWVVIVGDRTSTSKESRSVWADFLGKPAPFPQGPFLLASVLKAPVYLLFGLRDDSSDKPLFDVYFEPFSDKIILPRKERQQALQNVVQSYADRLQHYTLQAPLQWYNFFNFWTLSDQKDDREKH; encoded by the coding sequence GTGCAGACTTACCAACCGTGCTTTTTAATTCCTTGCTATAACCATGGCAGTACTATTGATGCTGTGGTGGCCTCGTTAGAAGCGTTTGCTCTACCGTGCATTGTAGTTGATGACGGTAGCGATAGTGCCACCAAGCAAGCTTTACAAGAATTAGCCAACAGCCGAGAGGTAATTTTAGATACTTTAGCTGAAAACTCAGGTAAAGGCGGCGCGGTGATGGCTGGAATTCGCAAAGCTCATCAGCTTGGCTACAGTCACATTATCCAAATTGATGCCGATGGTCAGCATGACGTTGACGCTCTGCCTAAGTTGATTGCTAGCTCAAAAGCGCACCCTACTCGTCTTATTTCGGGGCAACCTATTTACGATGCGAGCGTTCCAAAGTCTCGTTTGTACGGTCGCTATGCCACCCATATTTGGGTATGGATAGAGACACTGTCATTGGCTATCAAAGACAGCATGTGCGGCTTTAGAGCCTATCCTGTCGCAAAAACGGTGGCAGTGCTGGATAAATACTGTATTGGTCAACGCATGGATTTTGATATCGAAATCTTAGTGCGTATGTACTGGGAAGGCGTTGATATCGACTTTGTTGAAACCCGCGTAATTTACCCAGAAAGTGGCATTTCCCACTTTGACGCTCTGTGGGATAACGTCAAAATCAGTTGGATGCATACCCGTCTGTTTTTTGGCATGCTGCCAAGAATCCCTAAGCTGTTAGCGCGTCACTGGCAAAAGCCTTCCAACACAGATAAGACCCATTGGTCAAAACGCCAAGAGCAAGGCACAGTGCTTGGCATTAAACTGATGTTGGCGATTTACAGCCTGCTTGGGCGAAAAGTGTTTAACCTGATCCTAAAAGTAGTGATTCGCTATTACCACTTAACAGGCAAAGATGCCAAATTGGCCTCAGAACAATTTTTACAGCAGCTGCAAAACTATGCCACAACGCAAGGCATTGTGCTGCCTAAGCCAATAGACAGTTATCATCACCTGCTCTCTTTTGGGCACACTATGCTCGACAAACTGGCGGCGTGGAAAGGCGACTTTAATAGCGACAACCTAACCATACACGGTAAAAAGCACTTCCCTAAAATTGCTCAAAGCCAACGTGGCGTCATCTTGATTGGCTCGCATTTGGGCAATATTGAACTGTGCCGAGCGTTAGCGCGTAAGTACTCACATGTAAAAATTAATGCTTTGGTGTTTACCGAACATGCAGAGCGATTTAACACCGTAATGAAAGCGGTCAACGCAAATTCAGACCTAAACTTAATTCAAGTAAGTCGCATCGGGCCTGATACCGCGATTTTATTACAACAAAAAATTGAAGCTGGTGAATGGGTAGTGATCGTCGGCGATCGCACCTCCACCAGTAAAGAAAGTCGCTCTGTATGGGCAGACTTTTTAGGTAAACCTGCGCCATTTCCGCAAGGTCCATTTTTGCTGGCATCAGTGCTAAAAGCACCGGTATATCTGCTATTTGGATTACGAGATGACTCTAGTGACAAGCCGCTGTTTGACGTTTATTTTGAACCGTTTAGTGACAAGATCATTCTGCCTCGAAAAGAACGCCAACAAGCTCTGCAAAATGTCGTGCAAAGCTATGCCGACCGTTTGCAGCACTACACATTGCAAGCTCCTTTGCAGTGGTATAACTTTTTTAATTTTTGGACATTAAGTGATCAGAAAGATGACAGAGAAAAACACTAA
- a CDS encoding ApeI family dehydratase gives MHKRKPTIIDVNCADAQATLQLKVDADILDFCGHFSHFPLLPGVSQIDWALFYAVEYLNTPSVFKGMEVIKFQEPILPDAQVTLDLSWDNDKQKLTFKFSSQQGESLVVHSSGKMKLGK, from the coding sequence ATGCATAAAAGAAAACCAACCATCATTGATGTGAATTGTGCTGACGCGCAAGCAACACTGCAGCTTAAAGTTGATGCTGACATCTTGGATTTTTGCGGTCATTTTTCTCATTTCCCTTTATTGCCAGGGGTCAGTCAAATTGATTGGGCGCTGTTTTATGCGGTTGAATACCTCAATACGCCTTCTGTATTTAAAGGGATGGAAGTGATTAAGTTTCAAGAGCCTATTTTGCCTGATGCACAAGTCACTTTGGATTTGAGCTGGGATAATGACAAGCAAAAACTCACCTTCAAATTCAGCTCGCAACAGGGCGAATCTTTGGTTGTCCATTCCTCTGGAAAAATGAAGCTAGGAAAATAA